AGAAGAGGGACAGAAATGATAAATAAAAGCGAGTTGGTGAGAAATTAAATTCTCTCCAACCCGCTAATATATGTGAAATCATTTATTTTTATACTAATCGTTCATATAATATCGGTCTTGAAGTCCCAATACCATCTTGAGATGAAGTTTGCATTAATATATGCTCTGAATCATCATAATCTAGAATATAAATGATTTGTTCTTGGTGTAAGGGTGAAAACTTAATACGTTGATGTGTAGTATCAATAAAAAGTACACGATATTGATTTTGACTTGTATTATCACCATGACTAATACAAATTGTTTTTTGTAATTGATGATTACTCCAATTACCAATGAATAAATTTATATTATTTTGTTCAAGGTGAGTCAATTTTGTTTTGTCATAAATGAAATTTATAAATTGTAATTGATACATCGTTTTACCTACCTTTAATCAATATCAGTAACACTTTTTAATAACCAATCATTGAACCGTACCAGTTGTAATCACGGTTAAATGATAAGTGTAATAGACTTGAGTCAGCATCTTGAATTGATACTTCAGTATCCCAAGGGTTCCAATAGATGATTTTTTCTTGGTCATTGATTTTAGCGTTACCTACAACTGCAAGAGCATGACCTAAATGTGGATCATTAGGATTTTGAGAAACGCTTTGTGCGAGTATCATAATACCTACATTATCTTTTGTAAGTTGATCAACTTGATTATAAGATGGCATACCTTCTTGATAGTGAATATCTCTACCTTGTGATTTTCCATATTCAATCATTTGGTTAGGGTAAGTTGAACAATGTACAAGTTCTTCTTCACTTACATCTGGGTATAATGTTCGCATAATATCATGTGCATTATATGTGTCTGTATTTTTAGTGGCATTTAACAACGCTGCCATACTGAATCCAGCACACCAAGAATTATCAAATTGTTGTTCTCTAATTTTGAAGTTTTTTAAAGTGTTTTCATATTGAACTTGATCTGCTTGCTCATTTTGAAGTGTTGCACTTTCTTCAATTTTAGTTGGGGTAACAGTAGCTTTCAACTCTTGTTTCAATTTTGGTGAAACAGTTTTACTGCTTTCTTTTTCTTTTATATTATTAGGTAGCGGTGTAGCTTTAACTAGTCTAACTTTGCCTTCTTCTTCAAAGTAAAAACCTTTTTCATCAGTAAGAACTGTGATATTAGTGTTTTTATCTTTAATTTGGTTTAAATCTTTAGCGATAAAGTTTGAAATTTTAACACTGTAATTCATATCATCTTTTGATTTGTTTAAATCATCTTTATTTTTAGGGCTTAGTGTTAAAATGTAAACAATTTTACCATCTTTAATAATCGGATAATAGTAACTATTATCTTCTTCGCCATTAAATTTATATATTTTAAAAGCTTCGCCGAGTTCATATTTGCCAGCTTGAGCTTTGTTTTGTTTATCTAATGCTTTTGCATATCCAGCAAATTGTTGATGTGCTAAGTCGTCAACTTTTTGTGGTACTTTATCACTCTTGACTTTTATTTCTAATTGTTTTGATTGTGAATCTGCTTTTGCATTATTGTTATTAGCAAATGCGCCGAGTGATAAAATAAGCAAGGAAATAAGAGCAATGCTTATAATATTGAATATTCTAGTTTTACATGAATTATTCATATAATAACCTCCATTAGAGTCAAAATTGTATGCGTTGGAAAGTCTTTACTTCTATTATTATCAGTACTAATCAATATTTAATTTATGCTGCATCTGGATTGTCTGAGTTATTGTTATCGCCATTATCAGGGTTATTAGGTTGGTCAGGGTTGTTTGGATTGTCTGGGTTATTAGGTTGATCTGGGTTATTAGGTTGGTCAGGGTTGTTTGGTTGATCTGGATTATTAGGATTATCTGGATTATTTGGTTGATCAGGATTGTTATTATCATCTGCAAAGTGAATATCTTGAATATTTTCTTTTAAGAAGTTACGTACGTTTTCATTAATAAATACTGCGCCGTTAAATTCATTTGGCACGCCACCCCAATGAATTCCGATAACTTCATTTTTGTCGTTAAATACTGGTGATCCAGAGTTACCGCCAGTAGTACTTAAGTCATATTGCATTGCTTCGCCTTTTAAGTAAGTGATTTTCCCTTTACTTTCCCACATAGTCGCAACAGGTTTATCTCCAGGATAACCAGTTACAGTAATTGGTTGGTTAACTTGTGTTTCTGCATTATTGCTCATTGTCGCTGGTTTAACTACTTCACCGATATGTTGGTTCTTGTCATTAGGAGAGAATTTAACAATAGCTAAATCACCTTCACCAGTATATTTAGTTATTTGTTCAGCTCTGAAACCACCATTTGGATAATTATCTTGGCTTTTTGCAGAAGGGAATGCTGTTAAAGCTTGAGGGTTACCATGCGTAGCATCTACAACGTGTTTATTTGTTAAAAGTGTATCTTTACCTACTACTACACCTGAGGCAATAAATGTTCCAGTAGGTGCTTCAACTTGAATAAAAGTAACAGGTGCATAATGTCCATTAGTCGTATCTTCAATTTGATGACGATCATTATTTGGTAAGATAACATTTGCATGTTCGCGTTGTTCAATTGGTTTCAAATTATTACCTTTTTGAATCTTAGGTGATTGTTGCTTATTTGATTGTGTCTGTTTTGCATGAGAATCTAGGGAATTAGAAGCTAACGCATTTGCTGATGGGGAATTAACAAGAGTCACTGTTGTCAAAGTTGCAACTAATAAAGAACTAACTTTCAAAAATTTACCTTTCATTTAAAAACCTCCAAAAAATTTATTTACAAGATAAATATAACACTAAAATTTTTTAAGTCAATAAGAATATATAAAAAAATTAAAAAGTTTTTGTAAAGATTAGTGTTTACAAAAACTTTAAGGAAATTATAATTGAATTGTATTACGCTTTATCTGATTGAGTGAAATTAGTAGGTTCATTAATTGTTTGCATTTTACCAATCAAAAAAATATGAATGGAGTTGTGTAAAAATCAAAGCAATAGGGGAATATAGATACGAAGATTTGAAATACTTTAAATATTATAAATTGAAATGGGAGATGTGATTTTGTGTTGAGGTTTACCCCATAAAGTCAAATTTATAGTCCAACTTTTGAGGGCACATTATTTTTAAAGTCTTAATAAAGTCTATAATAAGTGGAAAATATACAACTGATAATAAACAGTAGATGTAAAAGTAAAAAAATTGAAAGGTATAAATAAATTGGCAAAAGAAAACTGAACGTAACATTTTGATATTCAAAACATAACGTCCAGTTCCTATAATTAATTTATTTAGTATTCAAAAATTGTGCGAGTCTATTCATACCTTCTCTTAAAACATCCATATCATAAGCATAAGAAATTCTTACAAATCCTTTACCAGCTTCGGTAAATGCAGAACCAGGAACAATAGCTAAATGTGCACTTTCTAATAAATCAACACAGAATTTGAAATCATCATCTGTTAAATGTTTAATGCTTGGAAAAATATAAAAAGCACCTTCAGGTTGAGCGGTAATCTCAAAACCTAATTTAGTTAATTCAGATACTAAGTAATTTCTACGTTCAATGTAAGCTTCGTTCATGTATTTAGGTGATTCTATTCCTTCCTTAAGTGCAGCTATACAGGCCATTTGAGCAGGTACATTTGCGCAAATGCAATTATATGCATGCATAAATGTTAATTTTTCTATTATATATTCTGGACCTAATAAAAAGCCAATGCGTATGCCTGTGGCTGAATGAGACTTACTTAGGCCTCCAATTAGCAACAATTGGTCACGAATATCTTCAAATTCGGCAAATGATACATGCTTTCCACTAAATGTATTTTCCGCATAAATTTCATCGCTAATAATAAATATTGGATATTGCTTTAATACATTTACTAGTTCTTCTACTTCATTTCGTTTCAATACAACACCAGTTGGATTTGTAGGATAGTTTAATAGAATGGCTTTTGTCTTAGGTGTTATATGTCTTTTTATGGCATCCGGTGTAATTTTGAATTGAGTTGCTGTTGTATCAATATAAATAGGAATTCCACCTAACACTTCAATCAATGGAATATAGCCAGCATAAATTGGACCAGGTATTAGAATTTCATCGCCAGGTTCAATGATTGAACGTAAAGATGTATCTAATGCTTCACTTGCACCGTTCGTAACAATAACTTCTTCCGGATTATAATAAAATTGATAGCGATTTTTGAAGTATTGACTGATTGCTTCACGTGTTTCTAACAAACCTTTATTATGTGAATACGTTGTTTTATTATTTTCAATTGCATTTATATAAGCTTGTTTAACCACGTCTGGCATTGCAAAATCAGGTTGGCCAATAGTCAAATTAATACAGTCGTCAAGATCTTTCATACGATTTGAAAATTGGCGAATACTTGGTGCTCTTAAATATTTAGAATTAGAATTTAGAGAAAGTTTCATTTGTGACACCTCAAATATAAATCATATATTGTCTAAAAATTTAGAAATTAATAATATCATAACATACTTTTAAAGCAGAAAAGGGTAAATTACTTTAGCTTTATTTGAAAAAAGAAAAATGTCTAAATACACAGTGGTAACTACTTTTCAAAATGAATGAAGTTGTTACAGTTAATGTATTTAGACATTAGATAATTAAGAATCTTTAAATTGTGATGGTTTTTGTAAATTAATAATTGGATTCGTCCACTTACAAATAAAGTTTGTCGACAAGATATATACAATCATTACAGAAATACTAATCAAATATATATAAGTCATCATAGATATAGGTTTATCAAATGGATACCATTCAAATCCTCTGACAATACCAATAATTAGACCGTGCAATAAATAAATATAAAGCGTACGACTACCAATATATGTGTAAAAATGTTTCTTTTCAGGAATTAAATTTAAAAATGCAGTCATTGCAATTAAAATAATAGCGTATAATATGAGTCTTTTAAATGGACTAAAAATACTTTGTCCTTCATGTTCAAGGGAAGTATATGGTGAACTTCCTAGTAACCAATCGGCATTAATAGGATGAATCACATAAATTACGTAAAACATGATAAACGTAATGATAGATACTGGTATAAGCTTCTTACTTTTGAATATATTTGTTTGCTTTTTAGTGAAAATAAAACCAATATAAAAAATTGGGAAGAACACAATTGTTCGTGAAATGCTTAAGTAACTATCAATGTTTTCCGAAAACCCAGCAGCAATAGAAATTATAATTGAAACAGTTAATACTTTATATGGACTAAATCTTCTTACGATAACTAAAATAACATGGAAGAAAAATAAAGTAATTAAAAACCATAGTGCAAATACTGGATTGAATGGATCGAGTTGTAACTCATCACTTTTACCTGTTAGAAAATAGTATATTGAAAAGAATGCAAAGAATATCATATAAGGTACAAGTAATCGTTTTGCAATTTTTTCTAAATAATAAGGTTTATCAATATTTTTAGCAAAATAACCAGATATAAATAAAAATGTTGGCATATGGAAACTGTAAATAACTAAATATAAAGCAGATAAAAATTTATCTCCACTTGTATAAGGTTGTAACATATGTCCAAATACGACTAATAGTATTAAAATTGCTCTTGCGTTGTCAAAAAAGTAATCTCTCTCTTTTAATGAAGTCATATTTTTTCTCCTTTATGTCAATGAGACTCTTACTAATTTATTATATTTTGTATTAGTTATGCAACAAATTTGTCTATTGTGTCGATTAGTATTGTAAAATTTATAAAAAAAGCATATAATATTATAAATAAAATGTAGTGGAGTAGAACAACATGTATAAACAACTTGAAAAACTTATTACACTGACGAATAACGACTTAAACTTAGTGAATAGACGATTTGGGCAACGTACGGATATTACATCAGAACAGTTAGAACTTCTCCGAATATTATACAACTTCGACCGTTTATCACAGTATGATTTGACAATGAAGATTAGCAGAGAACAATCTATAGTTTCAAGATGGATTAAGAAATTAGTATTAAAAGGGTACATTACGAGTCAACAATCTAGTGAAGATCTTAGATGCAAGGAATTAATCTTAACAAACCAGGCACGAGATTTAATTTCTCAAATAAATAAAGCACGCTGTGAATTGATCGAAGCAAGATGCCAATGTTTATCAGAAGGAGAATTAGATAACTTGAATCAACTTCTTGATAAGTTAAACCAACGACGTATTTCATTGTAATATGACTAAGGCATATACATAATCAAGTAGACAGGGAAAACATTATAAATTGAATAAGTTATTACGAGCGAAAATGGCGGTGATTGTTAAAATTGATGGATGATTAACAATCACCGCCTTTTTTGCTTGTGTATGTACTGTATGAGGATGCTATTGTGTTGTTTATTGACATTGGTGCAGACGCTAATGTCGATATTTTTTATGCATCATTTGTAAAAGATATAAATTTTGATTTATTTTAATATGTTTATGAGGATAAAATCTGTTTGCTTGTTGCCTTTGTTTGATTGTCGGCAATTTCACAACCGATTTATGGT
This is a stretch of genomic DNA from Staphylococcus roterodami. It encodes these proteins:
- a CDS encoding cysteine protease staphopain; amino-acid sequence: MNNSCKTRIFNIISIALISLLILSLGAFANNNNAKADSQSKQLEIKVKSDKVPQKVDDLAHQQFAGYAKALDKQNKAQAGKYELGEAFKIYKFNGEEDNSYYYPIIKDGKIVYILTLSPKNKDDLNKSKDDMNYSVKISNFIAKDLNQIKDKNTNITVLTDEKGFYFEEEGKVRLVKATPLPNNIKEKESSKTVSPKLKQELKATVTPTKIEESATLQNEQADQVQYENTLKNFKIREQQFDNSWCAGFSMAALLNATKNTDTYNAHDIMRTLYPDVSEEELVHCSTYPNQMIEYGKSQGRDIHYQEGMPSYNQVDQLTKDNVGIMILAQSVSQNPNDPHLGHALAVVGNAKINDQEKIIYWNPWDTEVSIQDADSSLLHLSFNRDYNWYGSMIGY
- the sspA gene encoding Glu-specific serine endopeptidase SspA gives rise to the protein MKGKFLKVSSLLVATLTTVTLVNSPSANALASNSLDSHAKQTQSNKQQSPKIQKGNNLKPIEQREHANVILPNNDRHQIEDTTNGHYAPVTFIQVEAPTGTFIASGVVVGKDTLLTNKHVVDATHGNPQALTAFPSAKSQDNYPNGGFRAEQITKYTGEGDLAIVKFSPNDKNQHIGEVVKPATMSNNAETQVNQPITVTGYPGDKPVATMWESKGKITYLKGEAMQYDLSTTGGNSGSPVFNDKNEVIGIHWGGVPNEFNGAVFINENVRNFLKENIQDIHFADDNNNPDQPNNPDNPNNPDQPNNPDQPNNPDQPNNPDNPNNPDQPNNPDNGDNNNSDNPDAA
- a CDS encoding aminotransferase class I/II-fold pyridoxal phosphate-dependent enzyme, whose translation is MKLSLNSNSKYLRAPSIRQFSNRMKDLDDCINLTIGQPDFAMPDVVKQAYINAIENNKTTYSHNKGLLETREAISQYFKNRYQFYYNPEEVIVTNGASEALDTSLRSIIEPGDEILIPGPIYAGYIPLIEVLGGIPIYIDTTATQFKITPDAIKRHITPKTKAILLNYPTNPTGVVLKRNEVEELVNVLKQYPIFIISDEIYAENTFSGKHVSFAEFEDIRDQLLLIGGLSKSHSATGIRIGFLLGPEYIIEKLTFMHAYNCICANVPAQMACIAALKEGIESPKYMNEAYIERRNYLVSELTKLGFEITAQPEGAFYIFPSIKHLTDDDFKFCVDLLESAHLAIVPGSAFTEAGKGFVRISYAYDMDVLREGMNRLAQFLNTK
- a CDS encoding MarR family transcriptional regulator, whose amino-acid sequence is MYKQLEKLITLTNNDLNLVNRRFGQRTDITSEQLELLRILYNFDRLSQYDLTMKISREQSIVSRWIKKLVLKGYITSQQSSEDLRCKELILTNQARDLISQINKARCELIEARCQCLSEGELDNLNQLLDKLNQRRISL
- a CDS encoding acyltransferase family protein, whose amino-acid sequence is MTSLKERDYFFDNARAILILLVVFGHMLQPYTSGDKFLSALYLVIYSFHMPTFLFISGYFAKNIDKPYYLEKIAKRLLVPYMIFFAFFSIYYFLTGKSDELQLDPFNPVFALWFLITLFFFHVILVIVRRFSPYKVLTVSIIISIAAGFSENIDSYLSISRTIVFFPIFYIGFIFTKKQTNIFKSKKLIPVSIITFIMFYVIYVIHPINADWLLGSSPYTSLEHEGQSIFSPFKRLILYAIILIAMTAFLNLIPEKKHFYTYIGSRTLYIYLLHGLIIGIVRGFEWYPFDKPISMMTYIYLISISVMIVYILSTNFICKWTNPIINLQKPSQFKDS
- a CDS encoding cysteine protease inhibitor staphostatin B; protein product: MYQLQFINFIYDKTKLTHLEQNNINLFIGNWSNHQLQKTICISHGDNTSQNQYRVLFIDTTHQRIKFSPLHQEQIIYILDYDDSEHILMQTSSQDGIGTSRPILYERLV